The following proteins come from a genomic window of Populus alba chromosome 12, ASM523922v2, whole genome shotgun sequence:
- the LOC118060698 gene encoding ethylene-responsive transcription factor ERF027, translating to MANPNSNVPRADQSPPPQPSNPSIQVPEPPYSILLPISQDDQYSPHSTSSDPSPTLLPSPAGSLGQPLTARQDEYSPRFGFPGQAVSGRQDDQSPRSTRSSGGSSTRPTSGRHPSYKGIRLRSGKWVSEIREPRKTTRVWLGTYPTPEMAAAAYDAAALAIKGPDTPLNFPESILSYPIPASASSSDIRAAAASAASSRSPRSEAGPNPELDRLETEGTSSSTTADIQSGQEFIDEEELLNLPNLLVDMAGGMLVSPPRINTPSSDDSPGNSDAENLWSYH from the coding sequence ATGGCAAATCCTAATTCAAATGTGCCTCGAGCAGACCAGTCACCACCACCTCAACCTTCAAACCCATCTATACAAGTCCCTGAACCTCCATACTCTATTCTGCTCCCAATCTCCCAAGATGATCAATATTCACCTCATTCCACCTCATCGGACCCGTCTCCAACATTACTTCCTTCTCCAGCTGGATCTCTGGGTCAACCATTAACGGCGAGACAGGATGAATATTCACCAAGGTTCGGGTTTCCAGGCCAAGCTGTGAGTGGAAGGCAAGATGACCAATCACCAAGGTCCACCCGATCCTCAGGTGGGTCATCGACTCGGCCCACAAGCGGAAGACACCCGAGTTATAAAGGAATTAGGTTACGGAGCGGGAAATGGGTATCTGAGATCCGGGAACCACGTAAGACTACGCGTGTATGGCTTGGTACGTATCCAACTCCTGAAATGGCAGCCGCCGCTTATGATGCGGCTGCTCTAGCCATTAAAGGCCCTGATACACCACTAAATTTCCCGGAATCGATTCTTTCCTACCCAATACCAGCCTCAGCATCCTCTAGTGATATAAGGGCTGCAGCTGCTAGTGCAGCATCAAGCAGGTCGCCGAGATCTGAAGCCGGGCCAAATCCTGAATTGGACCGGCTTGAAACAGAAGGCACATCATCCAGTACCACTGCTGACATTCAATCAGGACAGGAATTCATCGACGAGGAAGAACTTTTGAACCTGCCCAATTTGCTAGTTGACATGGCAGGAGGAATGCTTGTAAGTCCACCAAGAATAAACACGCCGTCTTCTGATGATTCACCAGGGAATTCCGATGCAGAAAACCTATGGTCCTACCACTAA
- the LOC118060703 gene encoding uncharacterized protein isoform X1: METLLKIPFPIFSNNRHILTTKPTKPLKVSIKPPPPDFDFRSEILQESRATISRTYPELLDLANDGTLLLIEKKLFGPVPSWRTEFVEPEAIWLVGATHISSQSAAEVERVIRAVKPDNVVVELCRSRAGIMYISDEGEVGQQLRSSMFSLSGTGFFGAVGRSINLGGQTALALRLLLALFSSKISSDVNRPFGDEFRAARKVAEEIGAQIVLGDRPIEITLERAWNSLKWRDKLSLVIAVVRGITSSSDISKNNFKASSADDRTFQLYEQLSFSYPSLLQPLIHERDTYLAWSLKRSKAVNNGKRVVGVIGKGHMNGVIYALISDQGNLRFRDVAGRRSSGDDGSNGFVAGLVKSLVRDTAIGILLWQLYEQIKGSL; encoded by the exons ATGGAAACTCTGCTAAAAATCCCATTCCCTATCTTCTCTAATAACCGACATATCCTCACAACAAAACCTACCAAACCCTTAAAGGTTTCAATCAAACCTCCACCACCAGACTTTGATTTCAGGTCAGAGATTTTGCAGGAATCTAGAGCCACAATTTCAAGAACCTACCCTGAATTGCTTGACTTGGCTAACGATGGCACCTTGCTGTTGATTGAGAAGAAACTTTTTGGTCCTGTACCTTCCTGGAGGACTGAGTTTGTTGAGCCAGAAGCAATATGGTTGGTTGGGGCTACTCATATTTCTAGTCAATCTGCTGCTGAAGTGGAGAGAGTGATCAGGGCTGTCAAGCCTGATAATGTAGTAGTTGAGCTATGTAGAAGCAg AGCTGGAATTATGTACATTTCCGATGAAGGTGAGGTTGGCCAACAATTAAGATCAAGCATGTTCTCTTTGAGTGGCACTGGCTTTTTTGGAGCTGTCGGCCGTAGCATAAACTTGG GAGGTCAAACAGCTTTAGCATTGCGTCTACTTTTAGCCCTTTTCTCATCAAAGATTTCTTCTGATGTCAACCGGCCTTTCGGAGACGAG TTCCGAGCTGCTCGAAAAGTGGCTGAAGAAATCGGTGCTCAAATAGTCTTGGGGGACAGGCCAATTGAAATAACT CTTGAAAGGGCTTGGAATTCTCTGAAATGGAGGGACAAGCTGAGTTTAGTGATTGCAGTTGTTCGTGGAATTACCTCATCATCTGATATATCTAAGAACAATTTCAAG GCATCAAGCGCAGATGACAGAACCTTTCAGCTCTACGAGCAGCTCAGCTTTTCATATCCATCGCTCCTGCAGCCTCTCATACACGAACGAGACACT TATCTTGCATGGTCTCTGAAACGAAGCAAAGCTGTGAACAACGGCAAAAGAGTGGTGGGGGTGATCGGAAAAGGTCATATGAATGGTGTAATATATGCATTGATATCAGATCAGGGAAACCTGCGGTTTCGAGACGTCGCAGGAAGGAGGTCATCAGGCGATGATGGGTCTAATGGCTTTGTTGCTGGTCTTGTTAAGAGCTTGGTTAGAGACACTGCCATTGGCATTCTGCTGTGGCAATTATATGAACAAATAAAAGGTTCACTGTAG
- the LOC118060703 gene encoding uncharacterized protein isoform X2: MYISDEGEVGQQLRSSMFSLSGTGFFGAVGRSINLGGQTALALRLLLALFSSKISSDVNRPFGDEFRAARKVAEEIGAQIVLGDRPIEITLERAWNSLKWRDKLSLVIAVVRGITSSSDISKNNFKASSADDRTFQLYEQLSFSYPSLLQPLIHERDTYLAWSLKRSKAVNNGKRVVGVIGKGHMNGVIYALISDQGNLRFRDVAGRRSSGDDGSNGFVAGLVKSLVRDTAIGILLWQLYEQIKGSL, translated from the exons ATGTACATTTCCGATGAAGGTGAGGTTGGCCAACAATTAAGATCAAGCATGTTCTCTTTGAGTGGCACTGGCTTTTTTGGAGCTGTCGGCCGTAGCATAAACTTGG GAGGTCAAACAGCTTTAGCATTGCGTCTACTTTTAGCCCTTTTCTCATCAAAGATTTCTTCTGATGTCAACCGGCCTTTCGGAGACGAG TTCCGAGCTGCTCGAAAAGTGGCTGAAGAAATCGGTGCTCAAATAGTCTTGGGGGACAGGCCAATTGAAATAACT CTTGAAAGGGCTTGGAATTCTCTGAAATGGAGGGACAAGCTGAGTTTAGTGATTGCAGTTGTTCGTGGAATTACCTCATCATCTGATATATCTAAGAACAATTTCAAG GCATCAAGCGCAGATGACAGAACCTTTCAGCTCTACGAGCAGCTCAGCTTTTCATATCCATCGCTCCTGCAGCCTCTCATACACGAACGAGACACT TATCTTGCATGGTCTCTGAAACGAAGCAAAGCTGTGAACAACGGCAAAAGAGTGGTGGGGGTGATCGGAAAAGGTCATATGAATGGTGTAATATATGCATTGATATCAGATCAGGGAAACCTGCGGTTTCGAGACGTCGCAGGAAGGAGGTCATCAGGCGATGATGGGTCTAATGGCTTTGTTGCTGGTCTTGTTAAGAGCTTGGTTAGAGACACTGCCATTGGCATTCTGCTGTGGCAATTATATGAACAAATAAAAGGTTCACTGTAG